A region from the Carcharodon carcharias isolate sCarCar2 chromosome 29, sCarCar2.pri, whole genome shotgun sequence genome encodes:
- the LOC121271035 gene encoding trypsin-like isoform X2 translates to MEILLLTVSLGFAAAAPRNDDKIVGGYECVKHSVPWIVSLNVGWHNCGGSLIHPEWVVSAAHCYLSHMQVRLGEHDITAKEGTEQFIQSARVIRHPGFNPNTVDNDIMLIKLSKPATLNDNVGTIDLPSSCASAGEYCLVSGWGDTESNVVSGDRLQCLDDPVLSNAACEGSYLGMITNNMMCIGYLDFGKGSCWGDSGGPAVCNGVLQGIVSWGYGCAVRGYPAVYTKVCNYVSWIQDTIAAN, encoded by the exons ATGGAGATCCTTCTGCTTACCGTGTCACTGGGCTTTGCTG CTGCTGCCCCTCGCAATGATGACAAGATTGTTGGTGGTTACGAGTGTGTGAAACACTCAGTGCCCTGGATTGTCTCTCTCAATGTGGGATGGCACAATTGTGGGGGATCTCTGATCCACCCCGAATGGGTGGTCTCCGCCGCTCACTGCTATTTGAG TCATATGCAGGTGCGTCTGGGGGAGCACGACATCACAGCCAAAGAGGGCACCGAGCAATTCATTCAATCTGCCAGAGTCATCAGACACCCCGGGTTTAACCCCAACACTGTGGACAACGACATCATGCTGATCAAACTGTCCAAACCTGCCACACTCAACGATAACGTGGGGACCATCGACCTGCCAAGCAGCTGTGCCTCTGCCGGGGAATATTGCCTGGTATCCGGCTGGGGAGACACCGAGTCCAACG TGGTCAGCGGGGACCGGCTGCAGTGCCTGGATGACCCGGTTCTCAGCAATGCCGCTTGTGAAGGTTCATACCTGGGGATGATCACCAACAACATGATGTGCATCGGTTATCTGGATTTCGGGAAGGGTTCTTGCTGG ggaGACTCCGGTGGTCCCGCCGTGTGTAATGGAGTGCTCCAGGGCATCGTGTCCTGGGGGTACGGCTGTGCGGTCAGAGGCTACCCCGCAGTCTACACCAAGGTCTGCAATTACGTGTCCTGGATCCAGGACACCATCGCCGCAAACTGA
- the LOC121270965 gene encoding trypsin-like → MMKILLLAVSLGFAAAAPRDDDKIVGGYECARHSVPWIVSLNVGRHMCGGSLIHPEWVVSAAHCYRGGIQVRLGEHDITAREGTEQFIRAARVIRHPGFNYRTLDNDIMLIKLSKPAALNSNVGTIALPRSCASTGEYCLVSGWGNTESHVVSGDRLQCLDAPVLSNAACEGSYPGLITNNMMCVGYLGGGMDSCQGDSGGPVVCNGVLQGIVSWGYGCADRGYPGVYTKVCNYMSWIQDTIAAN, encoded by the exons ATGATGAAGATCCTTCTGCTTGCCGTGTCACTGGGCTTTGCTG CTGCTGCCCCTCGCGATGACGACAAGATTGTTGGTGGTTACGAGTGTGCGAGGCACTCAGTGCCCTGGATTGTCTCTCTCAACGTGGGAAGGCACATGTGTGGGGGATCTCTGATCCACCCCGAATGGGTGGTCTCCGCCGCTCACTGCTATCGGGG TGGTATCCAGGTGCGTCTGGGGGAGCACGACATCACGGCCAGAGAGGGCACCGAGCAATTCATTAGAGCCGCCAGAGTCATCAGACACCCCGGGTTTAACTACCGCACCCTGGACAACGACATCATGCTGATCAAACTGTCCAAACCTGCTGCACTCAACAGCAACGTGGGGACCATCGCCCTGCCGAGAAGCTGTGCCTCTACGGGGGAATATTGCCTGGTATCCGGCTGGGGAAACACCGAGTCCCACG TGGTCAGCGGGGACCGGCTGCAGTGCCTGGATGCGCCTGTTCTCAGCAATGCCGCTTGTGAAGGTTCCTACCCTGGGTTGATCACCAACAACATGATGTGCGTCGGTTATCTGGGTGGCGGGATGGATTCTTGCCAG GGAGACTCCGGTGGTCCCGTCGTGTGTAATGGAGTGCTCCAGGGCATCGTGTCCTGGGGGTACGGCTGTGCGGACAGAGGCTACCCCGGAGTCTACACCAAGGTCTGCAATTACATGTCCTGGATCCAGGACACCATCGCCGCAAACTGA
- the LOC121271035 gene encoding trypsin-like isoform X1, with the protein MEILLLTVSLGFAAAAPRNDDKIVGGYECVKHSVPWIVSLNVGWHNCGGSLIHPEWVVSAAHCYLSHMQVRLGEHDITAKEGTEQFIQSARVIRHPGFNPNTVDNDIMLIKLSKPATLNDNVGTIDLPSSCASAGEYCLVSGWGDTESNGANHGDRLQCLDDPVLSNAACEGSYLGMITNNMMCIGYLDFGKGSCWGDSGGPAVCNGVLQGIVSWGYGCAVRGYPAVYTKVCNYVSWIQDTIAAN; encoded by the exons ATGGAGATCCTTCTGCTTACCGTGTCACTGGGCTTTGCTG CTGCTGCCCCTCGCAATGATGACAAGATTGTTGGTGGTTACGAGTGTGTGAAACACTCAGTGCCCTGGATTGTCTCTCTCAATGTGGGATGGCACAATTGTGGGGGATCTCTGATCCACCCCGAATGGGTGGTCTCCGCCGCTCACTGCTATTTGAG TCATATGCAGGTGCGTCTGGGGGAGCACGACATCACAGCCAAAGAGGGCACCGAGCAATTCATTCAATCTGCCAGAGTCATCAGACACCCCGGGTTTAACCCCAACACTGTGGACAACGACATCATGCTGATCAAACTGTCCAAACCTGCCACACTCAACGATAACGTGGGGACCATCGACCTGCCAAGCAGCTGTGCCTCTGCCGGGGAATATTGCCTGGTATCCGGCTGGGGAGACACCGAGTCCAACG GTGCCAACCA CGGGGACCGGCTGCAGTGCCTGGATGACCCGGTTCTCAGCAATGCCGCTTGTGAAGGTTCATACCTGGGGATGATCACCAACAACATGATGTGCATCGGTTATCTGGATTTCGGGAAGGGTTCTTGCTGG ggaGACTCCGGTGGTCCCGCCGTGTGTAATGGAGTGCTCCAGGGCATCGTGTCCTGGGGGTACGGCTGTGCGGTCAGAGGCTACCCCGCAGTCTACACCAAGGTCTGCAATTACGTGTCCTGGATCCAGGACACCATCGCCGCAAACTGA